One segment of Brassica napus cultivar Da-Ae chromosome C3, Da-Ae, whole genome shotgun sequence DNA contains the following:
- the LOC106411687 gene encoding beta-amylase 1, chloroplastic, translating into MALRLPHQLGALAGTPIKSREITTPSANSSLSVSPPSARVHKAMNLNHNKARGMNPVLAFAVETTEERRTHREGGVPVFVMMPLDSVTMGNAVNRRKAMRASLQALRSGGVEGIMIDVWWGLVEREAPGGYNWGGYEEVLQMARKVGLKVQAVMSFHQCGGNVGDSVSIPLPQWVVEEVDKDPDLAYTDQWGRRNHEYISLGADTLPVLRGRTPVQCFSDFMRAFRDNFKHLLGDTIVEIQVGMGPAGELRYPSYPEQDGTWNFPGIGAFQCYDKYSLSSLKAAAEAYGKPEWGSTGPTDAGHYNNWPEDTHFFKKEDGGWNTEYGEFFLTWYSQMLLNHGERILSSAKSIFENTDVKLSAKVAGIHWHYGTRSHAPELTAGYYNTRLRDGYLPIAQMLARHSAVFNFTCIEMRDHEQPQDALCAPEQLVNQVALATLAAEVPLAGENALPRYDDYAHEQIVKASALSFDQDSEGGNREMCAFTYLRMNPELFKAENWRRFVWFVKKMGEGRDSHRCWEEVEREAEHFVHVTQPLVQEAAVALTH; encoded by the exons ATGGCGCTTCGTTTACCGCATCAGCTCGGAGCTCTCGCCGGAACTCCGATCAAGTCCCGTGAAATAACCACCCCGTCGGCGAATTCATCTCTATCGGTTTCACCACCGTCGGCGAGGGTGCATAAAGCGATGAACCTGAATCACAACAAGGCTCGCGGAATGAATCCGGTTTTAGCATTCGCGGTGGAGACGACGGAGGAGCGAAGAACGCACAGAGAAGGAGGAGTTCCGGTTTTCGTGATGATGCCGCTGGATAGCGTGACGATGGGGAACGCGGTGAATCGGAGGAAGGCGATGAGAGCGAGTCTTCAGGCGTTGAGGAGCGGAGGTGTGGAAGGGATCATGATAGATGTGTGGTGGGGTTTGGTGGAGAGGGAAGCTCCGGGAGGTTATAACTGGGGAGGGTACGAGGAGGTGCTTCAGATGGCGAGGAAGGTGGGGCTAAAGGTTCAGGCTGTTATGTCTTTTCATCAGTGCGGTGGTAATGTTGGTGACTCTGTCTC TATTCCTCTGCCTCAGTGGGTTGTTGAAGAGGTTGACAAGGATCCAGACCTTGCATACACTGATCAGTGGGGAAGAAGGAACCATGAGTATATATCACTTGGTGCTGATACACTCCCTGTTCTCAGAGGTCGAACACCCGTGCAGTGCTTCTCTGATTTCATGCGTGCTTTCCGAGACAACTTCAAGCATCTTCTGGGAGACACCATTGTG GAAATCCAAGTGGGAATGGGACCAGCAGGAGAGCTGCGTTACCCTTCATACCCCGAGCAGGACGGGACATGGAACTTCCCAGGGATTGGAGCCTTCCAATGCTATGACAAG TACTCATTAAGCAGCTTGAAAGCAGCAGCTGAGGCTTATGGGAAGCCAGAGTGGGGCAGTACTGGCCCAACCGATGCTGGTCACTACAATAACTGGCCAGAAGACACtcactttttcaaaaaagaagacGGTGGCTGGAACACAGAGTACGGAGAGTTCTTCCTCACTTGGTACTCCCAGATGTTGCTAAATCACGGCGAGCGGATCCTTTCCTcagccaaatcaatcttcgaaAACACTGATGTCAAACTCTCAGCCAAAGTCGCCGGAATCCACTGGCACTATGGGACACGCTCACACGCCCCTGAGCTCACGGCAGGATACTACAACACAAGGCTCAGAGACGGATACCTACCCATCGCCCAAATGCTAGCCAGACACAGCGCTGTATTCAACTTTACCTGTATCGAGATGAGAGACCACGAGCAGCCTCAAGACGCGCTTTGTGCACCAGAGCAGCTAGTGAACCAGGTGGCTTTAGCCACTCTAGCTGCAGAAGTTCCTCTAGCTGGTGAAAACGCGTTGCCTAGGTACGATGACTACGCCCACGAGCAGATCGTCAAGGCGTCAGCGCTGAGCTTTGATCAGGACAGCGAGGGGGGAAACAGAGAGATGTGCGCGTTTACTTACCTGAGGATGAATCCCGAGCTGTTTAAGGCGGAGAATTGGAGGAGATTCGTATGGTTTGTGAAGAAGATGGGTGAAGGGAGAGACTCTCATAGGTGTTGGGAAGAAGTGGAGCGTGAGGCTGAGCATTTTGTGCATGTTACTCAGCCGCTGGTTCAAGAAGCTGCAGTGGCTCTCACTCACTAA